The Acipenser ruthenus chromosome 11, fAciRut3.2 maternal haplotype, whole genome shotgun sequence region ccgcgtttaaccgattagacccacctgcgtttaaccgattagacccacctgcgtttaaccgattagacccacctgcgtttaaccgattagactcatccgcgtttaaccgattagactcatccgcgtttaaccgattagacccacctgcgtttaaccgattagacccacctgcgtttaaccgattagacccacctgcgtttaaccgattagacccatctgcgtttaaccgattagacccacctgcgtttaaccgattagacccatccgcgtttaaccgattagacccacctgcgtttaaccgattagactcatctgcgtttaaccgattagacccacctgcgtttaaccgattagacccacctgcgtttaaccgattagacccacctgcgtttaaccgattagactcatctgcgtttaaccgattagacccacctgcgtttaaccgattagactcatctgcgtttaaccgattagacccacctgcgtttaaccgattagacccacctgcgtttaaccgattagactcatccgcgtttaaccgattagacccacctgcgtttaaccgattagactcatctgcgtttaaccgattagacccacctgcgtttaaccgattagactcatctgcgtttaaccgattagacccacctgcgtttaaccgattagacccacctgcgtttaaccgattagacccacctgcgtttaaccgattagactcatctgcgtttaaccgattagacccacctgcgtttaaccgattagactcatctgcgtttaaccgattagacccacctgcgtttaaccgattagacccacctgcgtttaaccgattagactCATCCGCGTTTAGCCGATTAGACCCATCTGTGTTTAAGCACAGATCTGAGTGCCGACTTACCGGATTACCCGGACAAGGTCATGAAATGCTTTGTCAACATTACTTGGAGGGTCCTTAGCACTCGTTTCTATGTACGGAATCTGtaaacaatgaaaaagcagaaAGAAACATTTCGAGAAAATTAACTCTCCTTCCAGATCTATTGGCAAATGATGAAATCAGATCTTCGATCAAAGCATGCACAGTCTCCTTACACGGGGATGCCACTGTGTACATTTGGGAGGTTTGTGGAAATCCACTGTGAGAAATACCACAAGATGATTTCAAAGAGGAATAAACTCATTCTTAAAATCACCCTTGCTTCAATACAGAGTCCTATTACTATTAGCAGTCAGCCAGGTTTCACAGCCATGCTGTGCCTTGTTTCATGTGGCCAGTCTATAGCTGCATTTCAAGTTGCCTCATAATCCTGGAAAACACCACTGATAAGAGCAACCCTTCTGTGTGTTACTGATATAATAGAATGCCGTCAAGTGCCTACATAAAACTCATATCTGTACCGACAGATATCAGGGCTGCAAAAGATTGGCAGGGAGCTAAACTGTGATTGTTGGTATGTACAAAATGCTCTGAAATGATTAAAACATTCAAATCTAACAGAAAGGTATGTTTGTATTATTTCTAGTTAAGTTTCCAGAAAATGAAATAATCTGTTGGTTAACATGCAGATCCAAATTCAATACGTTCAGGAACAATAGCAATAGTCGATCAGTAAATAAATGATGGACTTTTGAGACGGCCCCTAACTGCAATCCAGATAGTGCTATCTTTTTGATTGTGTGGATTTAGTTAACTACCGATACATTCAGTGAAATGCATGAAGCATGCTGTACTTACGTTATGTTTAGCTGCCATTTCTTTACCCTGCTCacttgtaactttttttaaatgcactaaATCTACTTTGTTGGCAACCAGTATCATTGGAAAGGATTCCCTGGAGAAGAGAAGAATATGTACAGGCATATCAGCATCAGGGTTAAAGAGACCCCAATTAATAACAAACACTCAAAGGGGATGTTGTGCATTGCCACTAAGAGAGGGGAATGAATACCCAATACCTGACAACAATGAACACTGCAAAAGCAGTCAGTGTGTGTAGAAttaattatagatagatagatagatagatagatagatagatagataaatagatagatagaaccCCCTGAAATGTAATATTTCATTCACAAAGGCTCATGACAGTAGAAATGCAATGGGGTGGTGAAATGATTTTTCAAAGAAATCAGAAACTTTCTAGCATAGCGACTGGCTGTGTAAAGTTGATGCAAGCAGACTACAAGCACCATGGCATATCTGCTTCACACAGGAACAGCACTAGAGGAAATACTTCCTGATCCGCTTCACACAGGGACAGCCCTAGAGGAAATACTTCCTGATCCGCTTCACACAGGGACAGCCCTAGAGGAAATACTTCCTGATCCGCTTCACACAGGGACAGCCATAGGGGAAATACTTCCTGATCTGCTTCACACAGGGACAGCCCTAGAGGAAATACCTCCTGGCTGACAGAAATCACTAGGCTGCACTTCTGCAAGGGGCACACAGGAACAGACTGAACAGCAAGGTCTCTTATAGAGCAAAGCACAATCGATTCTCAAAGCTCCAAATTTACTCCAAATTATCGTTAGCAATTTTTGTTCTTCTGAAAACCACACtgattacaattaaaaaataaataaaaacagcttcaTACCATTTCCAAGCCCTAAACAAAACGGCAGTTGTTTAACATTACTGTAAGAGCTTTTCGGTTTGGAGTAGGTAGTATTGAGAATCAGTGCTTCAGGCAGGTATTTGGGATGCTAAACAAAATTTAAAGCTGATAAACAGGTCTGaacagtgtgtgtgttcattCTGCTACTTTTCCAATCAACGTGCTCGAAGCTTGCTTTGTCTGTTCATACCTGTCTTTGACTCAGAGAATGAGCTGGTGGAATGGGTCAACGTGCTCGAAGCTTGCTTTGTCTGTTCATACCTGTCTTTGACTCTGAGAATGAGCTGGTGGAATGGGTCAACGTGCTCGAAGCTTGCTTTGTCTGTTCATACCTGTCTTTGACTCAGAGAATGAGCTGGTGGAATGGGTCAACGTGCTCGAAGCTTGCTTTGTCTGTTCATACCTGTCTTTGACTCAGAGAATGAGCTGGTGGAATGGGTCAACGTGCTCGAAGCTTGCTTTGTCTGTTCATACCTGTCTTTGACTCGGAGAATGAGCTGGTGGAATGGGTCAACGTGCTCGAAGCTTGCTTTGTCTGTTCATACCTATCTTTGACTCTGAGAATGAGCTGGTGGAATGGGTCAATGTGCTCAAAGCTTGCTTTGTCTGTTCATACCTGTCTTTGACTCGGAGAATGAGCTGGTGGAATGGGTCAACGTGCTCGAAGTTTGCTTTGTCTGTTCATACCTGTCTTTGACTCGGAGAATGAGCTGGTGGAATCGGTCAACGTGCTCGAAGCTTGCTTTGTCTGTCACCGAGTACACTATGAGGAATCCATCGCCCGTCCTCATGTACTGCTCCCTCATCGCGCTGAACTCCTCCTGCCCAGCAGTGTCCAGCACTGGGGGAGagaagagaagaagagcaccaTGAAGAGAGCCTGCCATTCCAAATAAAGCATGTCCAAGCTGTACAGCCTGTCCATGAGCAAGTGTGTTAGGAGGACTTACCACAGAGAAAGCACACCTGCAATCACTTACACTGGGTTCCTGTGTACAGTACCTGGCTGAGCCAGAGGCAAAGGCAAGCACCATACCCGGAAGTTCTATTCCTCTAATTTCATTGCAAATGATACAGCACCCTCCCATACAGAATTTAGGATGTTAGGTTCAATTGAAAGGCATAGAGAGTGATGATGCAGAATACCAGATTCAACAGCTTTGTAAATCGTAAGTGCTGTACATTGCAGGAGAACTGGCGCCTTTGATGCTTACAAACTGCGGAGGTAAACTCTGAACGGAAGATCAGTGCCTTTCATTGAAAATTGAATTAACGATGCTCAAACTCATGAATGCTTTTCAAAACACACTTGCAGGTGCTCCTTCAGTGGTAGTGAGGTTTAGAGCAGGGCGCTTGATCATACCGCGTGGAACAGGGGTTTCAAAGAAGGCTGGGGACTGGGCAGATGAGGTGACCAttacttttacattacagtagctgtAGTGTCTCATACAGGTCTCAAAAGGTTATACATACAAGCCAATTGTGAAAATATGTCAGCTAAAGatatttcctagaaaataatTTCGTAACAAAATGATGTTCAAAAACAGCAGATCATCCCTTTCTTCTCTTTATACTGCTGTAAAGAGTAGTAATTTCTATTGCTGCAATAGCAGCAGAAGTGTCACTGGCCTCAAAAACAGAAGGAGCCTGCATGTTTTCAAGGGTGTTGCCAAACCTGCCATTAGCAATAGATATCGCAGAAGACTAAGCTGTGTGAGACTGTATTAAAAAGGCACTTAAATAATCAGCTGAGAACATAAAGTATGTGTTTTCAAAGTTCAGTGACTAACAGCTTTAAATAACCCCTTTGCAGATGATCAGTACTACTGGTGGGAGATAACAGAAAGTGCATTGTGTTTTACATGCTGCAGGGAAACGCAGAACTGGATTTTCAAATTAATTTGCCAATTCTGCTCCCTTGTGAAGGGATTTCCTGAAGATGAGTTGAATTATATAGACTCTGCctcctgcattttcttttttcaatcaCAGTTTTATATGCAAGCCCACCATGTATGTATAGCAATAAACATGCAAATGAATACTTCCTATACAAGTTATTTTAGTGAACTACTGTTCTTGCAAGcatcttattttcttttaatcaGCGTTAGTATTTTATAATTAGTCACTATGCATAACATAAGAATATTTATGAATGAGAGgagcccattcggcccatctaaactcgtccagttcctagagactgattgatctcagaattttgacaagttgggtcttaaaggatccaacaGGACTaagtagcccattccatcccctcaccactctctgtgtgaggaagtgtctccttcagcaacatgactaggtaacccattccatcccctcaccactctctgtgtgaagaagtgtctccttcagcaacatgactaggtaacccattccatcccctcaccactctctgtgtgtagaagtgtctccttccctttgTTCTAAGTCTACCTCCACTTAGtttcaactgtgtcctctggtcctagtTTCTGTACTTCACTTAAAAGTActggtttgggttaactatgtcaacccCTCTCTGCTTCTTCTGTTTTAACCAGCTCTGTATCCACTCACATGCACTAGCTTGGATTCCCACAGACTGCAGCTTGAGGATTAGCCTTTCACGTGGctctttgtcaaaggctttttggaCGTCTATGATGTCATCACCTCTTTTTGTCCATCGTTGCAGTGACTTCTTTGAAGAAGTCTACGAGGTCGGTCAGGCAGGAGCGCCCTTTTCTGATGCCATTGCTGTATAGATTGCTGTAGAGATACTTGCCTAGTTTCCCTCTTACGATCGATTCCATGGTTTTACATGCTATGGAGGAGAAGCTGATGGGTCTGTGGTTTCCTGGCTCTGCCTTAACTGGATAACTGGCTGCCAGGCCCGAATAACAAGGCCGTACAGCATGAACAGTTGAATTGTAGCAGCTGCCACGTCACTCCTCAATACAATGCAATTCCACCACATGATTCATGTAGttccaggtttttgttttttttttggtttttttttcctgtaacacTGTGTAACCCCTGAGAGTTAGTTAGGTCCTGCTTTTCATTAGGTGTTTATCACAGAAGCAGAACAGACAGGCTTGAAGAAAGTGGGTTTAACAAATTAAAGTTAGTCAGTTATTTTGTGagacagtttcattttttttttttttaaattaatgaacTGTTAACACTTAGCTTCCCAACATGTTAAGTACCTGTAGCGTTTCATACTTTGGTAAATAAAGATATTCAGCTGCACACTATTGAGGTGTCTGGGGAACTGGGCCTGCGGTCAGTATCTTGTGATGATCTACAGTAAGTGGGGTTAGCACACACTTCACTTTCTTAGCTGATAAAGTCCAGAAATGTTACTTTTATAAACAATACTGGGAATGTTTTGATATAAATCTCAAACAGCAGGCCGGTTTGTTAACTgttgcaaatcctgtaaatactgaCTATGACCAGGATCTTGTCAATTggaattgttttatatttattttgttatgcttttaatTTTGAATTACTGTTATTAGGATTGTTTGAAGGGTTTTtatcctgtttgaatgatttgtctctTTTTTCTCCCATtagttttataatgttatttcttgccTTGACACCCTTGgtaaatgagatgtatatctcaagggttctatatcctggtttaataaaatacatttgaaaatgtgaaATTGTAACTTGCCTTTGAGATAAAGCAGGACAATAAACGCcagcagaagaaaaaacaaacccaTATCAGTTACTGCAGCCCAACCCCAATGTGACCCTCCCAACCCCAAATCAGTTACTGCAGCCCAACCCCAATGTGACCCTCCCAACCCCAGATCAGTTACTGCAGCCCAACCCCAATGTGACCCTCCCAACCCCAGATCAGTTACTGCAGCCCAACCCCAATGTGACCCTCCCAACCCCAATGTGACCCTCCCAACCCCAATGTGACCCTCCCAACCCCAGATCAGTTACTGCAGCCCAACCCCAATGTGACCCTCCCAACCCCAATGTGACCCTCCCAACCCCAATGTGAACCTCCCAACCCCAGATCAGTTACTGCAGCCCAACCCCAATGTGAACCTCCCAACCCCAGATCAGTTACTGCAGTCCAACCCCAATGTGACCCTCCCAACCCCAATGTGACCCTCCCAACCCCAATGTGACCCTCCCAACCCCAGATCAGTTACTGCAGCTCAACCCCAATGTGAACCTCCCAACCCCAGATCAGTTACTGCAGCTCAACCCCAATGTGACCCTCCCAACCCCAATGTGAACCTCCCAACCCCAGATCAGTTACTGCAGCCAAACCCCAATGTGAACCTTCTAACATCCCACTGATAGACGTGCATGCAAGCAAGCATGCTGGGTGTTACTTAAAACACATCCTTACCTCATCCAGGAATTATCTGTGTTTAATCTGATGTGCTGCAACAGTAAATGCTGTTTCttttcattgcatttcatttatttactgtattgtgCAACCTGTTTTTAGAACTATAGCGCTTAATATGCATATTAATAAGCAACTTAATATGCTTagcaatgcttacccatgctttcactgtgctttattacactttgctgtgcttttactatgggaaacttttataacggATCCTCAGTACGCCTTTTAAAAAGTACTACATAACAAGAACTATGATGACAGTGTGCAAATACGTTCTTCTAACACTGCATGCAATTTATCacatttgctgtttgttttgccatTTGGTACCTTATTAAATCTGCTATACAGATATCAGCACCATAATTAAAATCCTAGGGCTATCGAGACACCTGTGAATAAGGTTAGATTATGGTGTGCAGATAAAGGAACTCACCATCAAGTATTGCCCACTGCCCAtcgatctctgtgtgtttcaaaTAGGAGTCTTCTATCGTCGGGTCGTAATCGGGAACAAAGATCTTCTGGAAGAACTGAATGGTAAGCGCGCTTTTCCCAACGCCCCCGTCCCCCACCACCACCAGTTTGTAAGTAGGAAGGTTGTCGCTTGGAACCGCGCTCGTTGCCATGGCTACAGTAcacctgcaacacaaaacacagcaggaCAATTAACCTCCTCCTCCTGGGAACCTGTTTTCATCAGTCTGCAGTGAGTATTTCTGATGTCTCTATTAGCCAACGGAGTAGAGCTTTCCATGGCTCTTCAACCGCACCTGCTAAACTGTAACACTTTAGAGTTagaggttaaaaaacaaaacacatcacactGTGCACCTTGCTTGGCTGTAATGAAGCACACATAAGCCAGTCTCATTATGAGGGTTCCCTAATGCATGTTGGTGTGGCAGGAACAATCTGAATGCATTCCAGATGACTCGAGCCATTCCCTGTACATGCTACAGAAAGGGAGCTTTTCTGAGCCTTCAGCAGGGCAGCCAGGAAGCTTGGTCTAGACACATAGATTACTGTACTTTGCAATTGTGGCTTTTCCTTGGCTTttgcaataatataataatgttttgCAATAAAGACAGAATGTTCCCTGTTGTTTTAATGTTCAGCATTTATTCAGGTGGCTCATACTGAAGTTCCTGCATTTTAGATATGCCGTAGTATAAATAGTGTCATGGCACTCCACAGAACGAGAGCCAGAACACAGTAGACAGCACCGTTGCTCAACTCCCACGCCCTCGTCAAGCTTTCAACGGGCCTCATTTCAAAAAACAGCTTCTCCTCAATACGTATCTACACATTAAACTCCCAGCAGTCCGACAGATCATCCTGATGCTAATTGATGTTCTCAATAAAACAGCTTTGTGATAATACCCCGTGGGTAAAGACTGACAAACCCCTAGTAAAACGCTCTCAGCCCTGTAGGAAACGGCCTCATACTTTGACAAGTGCTTTTCCTTCAGCACACAATGGCAGGAAACAGGCAGCTTCCTCTCGCAACACAAGCAACACAAGCAACAGCACACCAGAGCCAAGAGCAGGAAGAGCAATGCTACTCCTGGGAACTGCAATTAAAGCAAAACCATCCATTAAGAGCAAGATCCTAGCGAACACCGCCCCGAGCTCACAGTACTGTCAATGAGCCTGCTTCACAAacctcacagtactgtcaatgAGCCTGCTTCACAAACAGTACTGTCAATGAGCCTGCTTCACAAACCTCACAGTACTGTCACTGAGCCTGCTTCACAAACAGTACTGTCAATAAGCCTGCTTCACAAACCTTTCACAGTACTGTCAATGAGCCTGCTTCACAAACCTCACAGTACTGTCACTGAGCCTGCTTCACAAACAGTACTATCAATGAGCCTGCTTCACAAACAGTACTGTCAATGAGCCTGCTTCACAAACCTTTCACAAAGTTTTGTAAAATACAACACTTACTTAGCCTGTTGTGTTCATCtcttacttgtattgtaacacttgaaatgtatttgcttacgattgtaagtcgccctggataagggcgtctgctaagaaataaataataataataataataataataataataataataataatctccaccccaccccacaaacactgtgaaatgtatttagcactaAAAAGGTTCAAAGTATCCTAAACTCATGAATCATGCAAAACAATTAAGCATCTGTGGGATGAAACTGAATGTTGCATTGGTGGCCgcgatcctctgcctacctcatTAAACCAGTTACTGCTGAAGGTGTGAACCCTGCACGACCATGCCATGGCAACTCCAGGTCGACACTGCAGCACAGATGGGCAAACCTGGCATTACAGAAGTCACTGAAGTTAAGCTCCTTGTGCTTCGGTCCTCTCAGCTCTAAGGACTGGATAGAAGCAGCAGTAGTACAGAGCTAAAAATATACAACACCTTCTGTCAATTTACAATATACTACTGAAGAGCAGCCAGGATCTCACTGAATTAGAATGCACTACTGTACTGAAGAGCAGCCAGGATCTCACTGAATTAGAATGCACTATACTACTAAAGAGCAGCCAGGACCTCACTGAATTAGAATGCACTATACTACTAAAGAGCAGCCAGGACCTCACTGAATTAGAATGCACTATACTACTGAAGAGCAGCCAGGATCTCACTGAATTAGAATGCACTATACTACTAAAGAGCAGCCAGGACCTCACTGAATTAGAATGCACTATACTACTAAAGAGCAGCCAGGACCTCACTGAATTAGAATGCACTATACTACTGAAGAGCAGCCAGGATCTCACTGAATTAGAATGCACTATACTACTGAAGAGCAGCCAGGATCTTACTGAATTAGAATGCACTATACTACTGAAGAGCAGCCAGGATCTCACTGAATTAGAATGCACTACTGTACTGAAGAGCAGCCAGGATCTCACTGAATTAGAATGCACTATACTACTGAAGAGCAGCCAGGATCTCACTGAATTAGAATGCACTATACTACTGAAGAGCAGCCAGGATCTTACTGAATTAGAATGCACTATACTACTGAAGAGCAGCCAGGATCTCACTGAATTAGAATGCACTATACTACTGAAGAGCAGCCAGGATCTCACTGAATTAGAATGCACTATACTACTGAAGAGCAGCCAGGATCTCACTGAATTAGAATGCACTATACTACTGAAGAGCAGCCAGGATCTCACTGAATTAGAATGCACTACTGTACTGAAGAGCAGCCAGGATCTCACTGAATTAGAATGCACTATACTACTGAAGAGCAGCCAGGATCTCACTGAATTAGAATGCACTATACTACTGAAGAGCAGCCAGGATCTTACTGAATTAGAATGCACTATACTACTGAAGAGCAGCCAGGATCTCACTGAATTAGAATGCACTATACTACTGAAGAGCAGCCAGGATCTCACTGAATTAGAATGCACTATACTACTGAAGAGCAGCCAGGATCTCACTGAATTAGAATGCACTATACTACTGAAGAGCAGCCAGGATCTCACTGAATTAGAATGCCCTTTTCACTAACACTGAACAGTTAACAGTACAGTGCTGTACGCTCCTATTTATAATTTGAGGTTTGTGGTAAATTGGAAAAAACTACTGGGTTTATTTGTACGTTGGCCACAATGAGCCCTGTTTCTATATATTCAAGGCACGATGGGTTATCTATTCGGTTTAGCAAAACACTCACGACACAACTAAGGCATTCAAAGTCGTGGGCGCATGAACTCGTTCACCTCATCATGTTCACTGCCTGACTAGCTGCACGTAACAAAGCTTGGTTGTATCACATCACTGTATTACAGACTACTGTGTCAGCTTTCAGCCACGGCCACTACACTGCCAACAgctacatttgtattttacactCACCGAAAACAAAACACGGCCGCTATATACAGCGCAGCACTGTTAGAACAGCCCCACGGAGCCCCTTCTAGGATTGCTCATAACTCCCGCTGCTGCTGCACGGTGCCTCCTTGTTTATTGCTGAATTCGTTTCCCTGAAACCTTGTTACTGTTGCCAAGTGGACACAATGTGCAATTTTAATATCGGTTCAATAACAGCAAGCCTTTCTGTTAGTAGCTACCGTCGCACGTCACGCTGCGTGCTGAAACGGCGTTCACGGAAGACACATTGGGATTTTGGGTTACCATTCGCTCGCTGTCAGTCAATAGCAATGAAAAGCATAGCGCAGTGTGGGCCTATTGATTCAGTTCAAAACAAGCCATTTCTAAATACACAACTGCGCCTTTCATTTGCGGTCAGCGAATTAGGAATAAAAAACGCACTGtataaagaaaagtaaaagacaTTTGCACAGTATTTTACTCTTCCGGTTTGTTCTTACAAGTGCTGTGCTTGTCTagtaataacaaatacacaaattacAAGTACAGAGTGGTTATGAATTACTAACTGAAACATCACAGTAAGGGTTCTGTACCAAACATCGTCCATCGGGAGAGTTTCGTTTTTATATAGCCTAAACCTTTTAAATAATGTtgcaactttgttttgttttactctatttatttattttactttgaactTAATAAAACATAGAAGAAATACATTGTATGTATTgctgttactattattattattattattattattattattattattattattattattatgataatacaATACATAGTTAAAAGATTCTCAACAACACAGCAAAACCCCCGttgaaaaataaaagctgaacATACCAGAAACGTAGTAGCGTTCATTCCATCCTCCATCATTACTCATAGTATAGTAAGGTAGCTTCTTGAACCAATAAATAACTTACCAAATTACAGTATGCAACAGCAACCCGATTAACCCCTCCCGAAACCTGCTGGAGCCATCACATAGCCTCCTTTCTTTCACCAGAAGGGCATTGTCTGTTTAAACatgcagataataataataataataataattttaataatgatAATCCCGTCTCAGAACTCCAACCCCAGGGCCAGCCTCTGGTCTCCGCAATGAAACGAACACACACAATTCTTTAAATTGCACCAGTTGACACTATAAATAGTACGACCTCATAGGGGTGCGCTGTGTCCCGCAGGCGTGCATCGCTCAACGGCGCTCGTCATACAAGGAGTTTCCCTGAAACATTGCATTGATTTATTAGGAACGGTAACTGTATTTCAGGGATCAGTGTGTTTCTTATGGTATTATGTCCTATTACACCGACGTTTGTTAAACCGGGAGTACACTAACTGTGGAAAGTGGACTGTTCCATCCTGCTGAGCCCGGTCGACCCTGAAATTTAAGGTGGACTACAGTGTCAAACGTGGCTTCGGGTGCATTTAAGGTGCCCGGACGAACAGTACACTAGACAAGGCTTTAGTCCTGCTAGAATATTGTTTTCGAGTCCCCCCCTCTATGCTCCGTTATAACAGTAAACAtgttagaaaataaaccaaaaGGATTTAAAAACGATACTACCACTTCGTTTTAAATTTTATAAATGAAAAATTAAACCCACCGAAATGTTGCCAGCAACCAAGAAAATGTCCCTCTTAATATGTATCATGTTTTttgtgctgttattattattattattattattattattattattattattattattgtaatcatGTTGAGTGGtgacagacattaaaaaaaaaaaaaatctttaccacggacaaacaaaacagaccGTGATAACTCTTGCCGCaggcgtgcgtgtgcgtgtacgtGTACGGACAAGTTGCGacccctgattattattattattattattattattattatttcttagcagacgaccttatccagggcaacttacaattgttaaaagatatcacattatacagatatcacattattttttatatacaattacccatttatacagttgggtttttactggagcaatctaggtaaagtaccttgctcaagggtacagcagcagtgtcccccacctgggattgaacccacgaccctccggtcaagagtccagagccctaaccgctactctaCACTGCTATTATCACTCAGTGACAGTTATGTCTCATACTGTATATGCAACAGTGTGAAATGCAGTATATGCTTACAATACACACAGTACATTGTAACATCTCCCTGTAGACCGTACCTCACTCATGGTTCATAACAGACACTCTCTGTAGACAGTACCTCACCACTCATAATGAACCCTACCGAGTCACTGAAAATCAATGGTGAGCTCAATCAGATGAAAGGGAACTGAGACACAATGAAAAGGCTACACAGCTaccccctttttcttttttaaaccaaacatacttgtttaaataatgttataaatTCAGTGGCACTGCTGAGTTCTCATCTTTGGTTAGATCAAAATCGTTACCGATTCACGAAGCTGAACTCGCgggttatttaaaaatgttctgaTGAACTGAATGTGAGCACGACACAGTTCCAGACTGATGCTAAAGCCAGCTACAGTCTTGTGAA contains the following coding sequences:
- the LOC117427088 gene encoding ras-related protein M-Ras-like isoform X2, producing MREQYMRTGDGFLIVYSVTDKASFEHVDRFHQLILRVKDRESFPMILVANKVDLVHLKKVTSEQGKEMAAKHNIPYIETSAKDPPSNVDKAFHDLVRVIRQEIPEKSHKMKKKRKWRGERAGGSHRLQCAIL
- the LOC117427088 gene encoding ras-related protein M-Ras-like isoform X1 translates to MATSAVPSDNLPTYKLVVVGDGGVGKSALTIQFFQKIFVPDYDPTIEDSYLKHTEIDGQWAILDVLDTAGQEEFSAMREQYMRTGDGFLIVYSVTDKASFEHVDRFHQLILRVKDRESFPMILVANKVDLVHLKKVTSEQGKEMAAKHNIPYIETSAKDPPSNVDKAFHDLVRVIRQEIPEKSHKMKKKRKWRGERAGGSHRLQCAIL